From the Lathyrus oleraceus cultivar Zhongwan6 chromosome 3, CAAS_Psat_ZW6_1.0, whole genome shotgun sequence genome, the window TCACCCTAACCGAAACTCAACCTCAAAAAGAACAGCAATTCACAGTTATGAAAGAAAAAGGAAGATATACGCACATTTACGAGACCGAAAACGAGATGAAGAAAGAGCGAGAAATCTATCGTCGGTATGCCTTGGAAGCGAATAGACAAGTATGCGGTTCTCTCTCTTCTTCCTCTTTCGGAATCGACGCCTCAGCTACTTTTCTTGAGCTCTCAAGAATCGCCCAAATCGATTTCGTTGCCTCTCCTAAGGTTCGTCGCCTCTTGGATTTTTATGGATTCGCCGTTTTCGCCGTTCCCAAAGTTATTAGGGTTTCGTGAATAGTAACCCCTTTTTATACTGGACCTCTCTGCTGTGTTTGTTTTTCAGAGTAGTGGAGGCTTCGTATGGAGGATGCTTGGAGATTTTGTCTTCATCCCAGCTCGGTGGTCCCTCCCTCAATTCTCTTCATTTTGAAAACTTCACCGCTGGTAAAAAAAACTTTTACCATCATAAGTTACTTCAACTGAAAAAGCTTGCATTTTTGGAATTAACTGATTTCGTGTTGTTATTGTAGCAGTTCTGCAAGCTCTTAGCAATGGAAGTATCCTGTCAACACTCAACTCTTGTTTAACCATGCGCTTGTTCTTGTGAAGGATTGTGGGTTTGGGTTAGTCTTGGCATGACTTGGTAGCACCAATAATTGACAGTTTGAGCTCACAAACAGGAACACCTGAGAATTGCTGCGACTAAATTTGTTGCCTCTTCCTTGGTAGGTCTTTGCATCACTGAATCGGCACCGCTGGCAATTTCTCTAAACTCTAACATCTGATTTTGATGCAAGGATATAGAATATTGTTGATAAGGCTGCATCTTGGCAAACACTGTATCTCCAACTCTGAACTCCGCCAAACTTCATTTACCACCAACACACTTCTCCATGACTTATTGAGCACGATGGAGATTGTACAAAGGTTTGACATTTTATTTCGATAATGACTTATGAGATTTTGTACGATTTCATGATTTTGATTCTAATGGAGCTTGTTGCAGGGTCCTGCTTATGGTTTTCACATGGCTTTGGTGTGATTTGTTCGGAGGCGAGAATTGCTGCAGAAACGGTGCCGGTTGCAATGCTCACTTGCAAACTGGTTTGGGGAATCTCACGGAATAACCAAATGGTGAGCTTCCTAGTCCCTCGCTCTGATTCAATAATGGCTTGCTTGCATCCTGAGTCTTGACTATTGTGTGGTTTGGTGCAGCATGTATCTCATTCACAAGCATCTGTAATGTCGTTTGAAACATTTTCGTGCATGGAGACGTCCTTTTTAGGAGAAGTATACAAGGCATCACATAAACGAGCAAAACTTTGGTGAGTATCCGTTGCATGATTTAATGTCTATTGTTAATGGGTTAGTGTGCATTTCATTCGGCTTGTTTGGAAACCAAAACCTACAGGATTGAGGTATACAGCACGACCGGATTGTAGATTGGTTCAGGTTGGAGAGCCAGATGCCTTGGCATCAAGAAGCTTCCAATATCAGGTCCATGACAGACAGGGAGAGCATGCAATGCTCAGAAGTTGTGATGCAGTTGCAAAGAATGTGTGGTAGGCCAAGGGTTGCATTTGAAACCTTTGAGAAATCCTTTCCAGAACCTTCGTCTGTTGCCACATCAAAATTCAAATTGAGGGAGTTGGAGTGAAGCACCAAAAGCAGCAATGTGAGTAAtaatttcatgatcaaattggcTTTGGGAAGGTAGCAGCTTGATGCAGGTCTGTTTGCAAACCGTGTGCAAATTCGGATTCACCTAACAATAGTGAAGGGATGACCTTTTTTTGAACATCAATGCAGGTCTTGCCAATCAACTGTGAGAATGCTTTGTTGTTAAAGGGGAAGGCATGAACAGGCTCATCTACATCCTTCATATAACTACCCAATGCAGCCACATACTCATATCTGATGGAATGAATCAATCCACAAACCTGATAATATTTGGCTCTCTCACATAGGTCTAGCAAAAATGGGACATCCCAATCGGACTTAGGAAATACTTCCAGAAGTGCAAGCACTTGCTTCTCTCTATTTTTTGGAGTTGAACTTATGAGAAGAAACATTAGCTAAGAAGCGATTGTCTAATGTCAGATATTCCAATATTCGACAAAGCATGTCCTTTGAAACTTTAGCTCTTTGGCGAGCAACATAATATGCAATGAACACAAACAGACAACCTTTGCCATTTAAAGGCCACTCTTTTGTTAATCCTTCATCACCAACACTAGAGGTTGTATCCGATGGAGCAACATTCATATCAGTTATCTGAATAAGAGCATCCACTGTATTCTGAACCAAAATATTTTCAGTTTCAGTAACACTATTATTTTCCTTGGTTTCTTCATCAATGGCTTTGTCAGCTGAATCCAGTGAAGATGAGCTGGAATTTGAAATTTTATCTTCCATGAGAGCACATCGGAGGACATCTAATGTAGCTTCGATGTCAAACTCTAAGAGAAGATATAGATTCAGGTAAGGTTGCTTGGTTTTCTTTTGTCCGCACTTGCGTTTTAATCCAACTTCATTTCCCGTTTTGGTTTTTATACTGTGTTTTGATTTTAGCTTTGATTATCACAAGGTTGAAGTGGTGTTTAAGGGATTGACAGTCGTGTGATAACACATGACAACAAGGCCAGCACCAGCAATGCCGGAAGAGAATTGGGCGAGGAGTTTAGGAAGCTCTGGGCTGGATTTCTTCAGTGGAAGAATTGTGATTTCCTGATGATAACTTCTATCAGCCATCAAAAACAGAAGGCCTTCACATGTATGAATGTAGTTCTCCTGTTCTGTTGCATCAGGCTGGCATTAGCCTGGACTCGGTTTGTTTCAATGACTCAAAAAAACTTATGGTTGGACCAAGTTTCAATGGCTTTGGTATAGCTTTATGGAATTTAAATATGGTACCAATTGGTCTTTCTGCAGAGCCAACATCACATGAGCTGCTCTCCGCTTCCCATATGAAAAGATTGGAATTAAGAGAAGGAGCAGAAGAGATGAAGGAAAAGGAGCGTAAGGACTTGGTTGTCGAAACTGAACTAAGCCCCAAATTGTTACTGTTTACTCCTAAACCTGGTACACAACAAGTCCGAGGACTAAAGCACTATTTCAGGATACTTTCAGTCTCCAAAGTTTAGGTACATCTCCATTGCTCGATTTCAATGTGTTTCACTTGACTGGTCTTTTGTTGCCATTGCCATGCTATTTTCTTCCTTCTCATATTCTAGGATTTAACGTGTTTGGTGGTTTGAAACTGAACTGTTATTGCAGGATGATATTGCGCCACATTGAGTTTTAACTGGGGTCTCTAAGCACCATGGTCGGTTCAGAAATTTAACCGTTTTGAAATGACTTCGGTGGGTGTGTGGATTGACCAATAGATTTTGAGGTTTGATATCTCAATGGCAAACTCCAATACAACGATGAATATAAGACAATGCCCTAAAGATCTGGTATGTATAGAGCTTCACATAAATCATTGGCATCCTTTGGTTCAACTTGTTGTAATGCTTAATGACACGATGAACTGTTTCAGGAACATACTCAAGTACCAAATTAAGGTATAGTTCATCCTTCAATGCGATATTAGAGCAACTAACATCCTTTAGATGCTCAATATTTCGTTCAAGTGCCTTGTTTACTTCACTCATCTCTGTAATCCTCAAGATGTTCTGCTTCAGTTCCATCAACAAGTTCTGCTCTTCTTCTTTTTCCTGTCGTACTTCTCGTCTTAGGAAGGAAACTTCAACTTCCTTGTCCATCAAAATTTGTTCTGC encodes:
- the LOC127131433 gene encoding shaggy-related protein kinase theta-like produces the protein MALTWEGITARRRADASRLSDVDNGDSRAPRCRLLKKVSVVLCDDICLGHILSSHHKYQTVSSRRHRVLSRISSSRLVETELAEQILMDKEVEVSFLRREVRQEKEEEQNLLMELKQNILRITEMSEVNKALERNIEHLKDVSCSNIALKDELYLNLVLEYVPETVHRVIKHYNKLNQRMPMIYVKLYTYQIFRALSYIHRCIGVCH